One Brachyspira pilosicoli P43/6/78 genomic window carries:
- a CDS encoding PaaI family thioesterase — protein sequence MQENVYKRLSDIFCKQDFLNFIDCKLEEADVGRVVISLENKKEFSQALGFMHGGMVATMLDTASGFAAFSVLEEGNHVVTSDLKINYLRPVVCKKVRCIGEVLKAGKSLIVVEASVLDEENKILAKMLGTMVVVPNSYNNKGDR from the coding sequence ATGCAAGAAAATGTATATAAAAGGCTCTCTGATATATTTTGTAAACAGGATTTTTTAAATTTTATAGATTGTAAATTAGAAGAGGCAGATGTTGGAAGGGTTGTGATATCTTTAGAAAATAAAAAAGAGTTTTCTCAGGCTTTAGGGTTTATGCATGGTGGAATGGTTGCTACTATGCTTGATACTGCTTCTGGGTTTGCTGCTTTTAGTGTTCTTGAAGAAGGAAATCATGTTGTAACATCTGATTTAAAAATTAATTATCTTCGTCCTGTTGTATGTAAAAAGGTTAGATGTATTGGAGAAGTTTTGAAGGCAGGAAAAAGTTTAATAGTTGTTGAGGCTAGTGTTTTAGATGAAGAGAATAAAATACTTGCCAAAATGCTTGGTACTATGGTTGTAGTTCCAAATAGTTATAATAATAAAGGAGATAGATAA
- the nagA gene encoding N-acetylglucosamine-6-phosphate deacetylase, which yields MRIIITNESVYEWAAYYTVKCILDYSDRKKPFVLSFPLRYVDKSYYEKLLSFYNDNIVSFKNIHIVSSGEYIDSDISQKYLEENFIKHIDIPKENVHLFNSRATDRKKEARRMSNIIKKLGNITLLIDNLAEDGSFLLNTPSSSLEGSVRDKKISEIIRSYEAKKFNMPVEMFPREGLTLGFEEAFNAKYILVMANGYDVSDALSHCVEGAISQFYPTSVLQEHKKLIIVADEESSSDLKVKTYKYAKSLESKNLHPKELIKGLYKSYYALTNIRIFDGEKFIDGHCIVIENNIIKSVEKEIDVDAVITRIDLGGKIVAPGYIDLQVNGIGGYDINASPTVDTLKNMNEVCQRYGCTSYLPTVITNGDEYMLKIIDLFNSIEDLSVIGVLGIHFEGPYISHEKRGIHNEKFIREADMNMIKKINASKCVMVTVAPEMVDGKVIEAFAKAGKVVSVGHTNGTYNEIKEKIPYGITFATHLFNAMRPWGSREPGAVGAVLETKDMYAGLICDGVHCDFASVELAYKLKTGHICIVTDAIAPAAAPEIKEYIWAGKKIHRDGNRLIDDNGTLGGASITMSQSVRNVVNQVGATVEEALKMASLYPAKVMGIDDKYGRIKEGYIADLVVLDEKLVVKGVVFKGNYKEYNYDYEWESNA from the coding sequence ATGAGAATCATTATAACTAATGAAAGTGTTTATGAATGGGCGGCATATTATACTGTAAAATGTATATTAGATTATTCTGATAGAAAAAAACCTTTTGTATTATCTTTTCCTTTGAGGTATGTGGATAAATCTTATTATGAAAAATTATTGTCTTTTTATAATGATAATATAGTATCATTTAAAAATATACATATAGTTTCTTCAGGCGAATATATAGATTCAGACATATCTCAAAAATATCTAGAAGAAAATTTTATAAAACATATAGATATACCTAAAGAAAATGTACATTTGTTTAATAGCAGAGCAACAGACAGAAAAAAAGAAGCTAGAAGAATGTCAAATATAATTAAAAAACTTGGAAATATAACATTGCTAATAGATAATTTGGCGGAAGATGGAAGTTTCTTGTTAAATACTCCAAGCTCATCATTAGAAGGAAGTGTAAGAGATAAAAAGATAAGCGAGATAATTAGAAGCTATGAAGCAAAAAAATTCAATATGCCTGTAGAGATGTTTCCAAGGGAAGGACTTACTCTTGGTTTTGAAGAGGCTTTTAATGCAAAATACATACTTGTTATGGCTAATGGTTATGATGTATCTGATGCTTTGTCTCATTGTGTTGAAGGAGCAATAAGTCAATTCTACCCTACTTCAGTTTTACAGGAACATAAAAAACTTATAATTGTAGCAGATGAAGAGTCAAGCAGCGATTTGAAAGTAAAAACTTATAAATATGCTAAGAGCTTAGAAAGTAAAAATCTTCACCCAAAAGAGCTTATCAAAGGTCTTTACAAATCTTATTATGCTCTTACAAATATTAGAATATTTGATGGTGAGAAGTTTATAGACGGGCATTGTATAGTAATAGAAAACAATATTATTAAGAGTGTAGAAAAAGAGATAGATGTTGATGCTGTAATTACAAGAATAGATTTGGGAGGAAAAATAGTAGCTCCTGGGTATATAGATTTGCAAGTTAATGGTATAGGAGGCTATGATATTAATGCTAGTCCTACAGTTGATACATTAAAAAATATGAATGAAGTTTGCCAGAGATATGGCTGTACTTCTTATTTGCCTACTGTAATAACAAACGGCGATGAATATATGCTAAAGATTATAGATTTATTTAATAGTATAGAAGATTTGTCAGTTATTGGAGTGCTTGGCATACATTTTGAAGGACCTTATATATCTCATGAAAAAAGAGGTATTCATAATGAGAAGTTTATAAGAGAAGCAGATATGAATATGATAAAAAAGATAAATGCTTCAAAATGCGTTATGGTAACAGTTGCTCCAGAGATGGTAGACGGTAAAGTAATAGAAGCATTTGCTAAGGCTGGAAAAGTGGTATCTGTAGGCCATACAAACGGCACTTACAATGAAATAAAAGAAAAAATACCTTATGGAATCACTTTTGCAACGCACTTATTTAATGCTATGCGTCCTTGGGGTTCTAGAGAGCCTGGTGCTGTTGGTGCTGTGCTTGAAACTAAGGATATGTATGCTGGTTTAATATGTGACGGTGTGCATTGTGATTTTGCTTCTGTGGAGCTTGCTTACAAATTAAAGACAGGACACATTTGTATTGTAACTGATGCTATAGCTCCTGCTGCTGCTCCAGAGATAAAAGAATATATTTGGGCTGGCAAAAAAATACATAGAGATGGAAACAGGCTTATAGATGATAATGGTACTTTGGGAGGGGCTTCTATTACTATGAGTCAGTCTGTAAGAAATGTTGTTAATCAGGTGGGTGCTACAGTTGAAGAGGCTTTAAAGATGGCTTCACTTTATCCTGCTAAGGTTATGGGGATAGATGATAAATATGGAAGGATTAAAGAGGGATATATTGCTGATTTAGTTGTTTTAGATGAAAAGTTGGTTGTAAAAGGTGTTGTATTTAAGGGTAATTATAAAGAATATAATTATGACTATGAATGGGAAAGTAATGCATAA
- a CDS encoding galactose-1-phosphate uridylyltransferase encodes MPHIRKDPVTKQSVIIASERMGRPSDYINIEEKHAILSSDNTCPFCKGNEDKTPEHSTIIFDDNKNWIVRIVPNKYPIIAQSNADELPEKNSLFEADICKGFHDVIIENPNHSFNYYNAEERDLFFIFEAIIMRFQELSKEKDMMYSLLFKNFGREAGASLVHSHAQMMTTPFVPIQIMEEIYGSLEYYNENKKCVYCSMIEEEKKINERVICENNDFIAISPFASKSPYQIYILPKKHSDSIVYSEDCISQFASIVKDIFNRINKVLGEISFNYVLHTLTPALEKKYSHSSHWFLDIMPKMSKLAGYELGSGVFINSITPEDATNDLKNAL; translated from the coding sequence ATGCCTCATATACGAAAAGATCCTGTTACTAAACAATCTGTTATTATAGCTTCTGAAAGAATGGGCAGACCAAGTGATTATATTAATATTGAAGAGAAGCATGCTATATTAAGTTCTGATAATACCTGCCCTTTTTGTAAAGGAAATGAGGATAAAACTCCTGAACATTCTACTATAATATTTGATGATAATAAAAATTGGATTGTAAGAATTGTACCAAATAAATACCCTATAATTGCACAAAGCAATGCAGATGAATTGCCTGAGAAAAATAGTTTATTTGAAGCTGATATTTGTAAAGGATTTCATGATGTTATTATAGAAAATCCTAATCATAGTTTTAATTATTATAATGCTGAAGAAAGAGATTTATTTTTTATATTTGAAGCTATAATAATGAGATTTCAAGAATTATCAAAAGAAAAAGATATGATGTATAGCTTGCTTTTTAAAAATTTTGGAAGAGAAGCAGGGGCTAGTTTAGTACATTCACATGCTCAGATGATGACTACTCCATTTGTACCTATTCAAATTATGGAAGAGATATATGGTTCTTTAGAATATTATAATGAAAACAAGAAATGTGTTTATTGCAGTATGATAGAAGAAGAAAAAAAGATTAATGAAAGAGTGATATGTGAAAACAATGACTTTATAGCTATATCTCCTTTTGCTTCAAAATCTCCATACCAAATTTATATTTTACCAAAAAAACATTCAGACAGTATAGTATATTCTGAAGATTGTATATCTCAATTTGCTAGTATTGTTAAAGATATATTTAATAGAATTAATAAGGTACTTGGAGAAATTAGTTTTAATTATGTGCTTCATACTCTAACGCCGGCATTAGAAAAAAAATATTCTCATTCTAGTCATTGGTTTTTAGATATAATGCCTAAAATGAGTAAGCTTGCAGGTTATGAGCTTGGAAGCGGAGTTTTTATTAACTCAATTACTCCAGAAGATGCTACTAATGATTTAAAAAATGCTCTATAA
- a CDS encoding 50S ribosomal protein L11 methyltransferase has translation MRIYSLSINITIGFEDIIEATIESGELDILGYNIEFPINNNNIAIVNIYNENQEKLENNLNIIKQNIDDMAEYDYEIKELNSDEYLTSYMAFLKPFKVGEITIIPNLKDDNNNEDGLYIAKQYAFGTGTHETTFLALEMINEYSKNNNISSKTIADIGCGSGILSLFCYKLGARNITSIDIDNDAVNCTLDNAKYNNIKLNNVFLGSADSLSNFQYDLVIANIETDILIEILPDLKKILKENGHLILSGILAEKEHFMNEAIKQNNLTILNRKQKNDWISLLLR, from the coding sequence ATGAGAATATATTCACTTTCAATAAATATAACTATAGGTTTTGAGGATATCATAGAAGCTACTATAGAAAGCGGTGAATTAGATATATTAGGATACAATATAGAGTTTCCTATAAACAACAATAATATTGCTATAGTTAATATATATAATGAAAACCAAGAAAAACTAGAAAACAATTTAAATATAATAAAACAAAATATTGATGATATGGCAGAATATGATTATGAGATAAAAGAGTTAAACTCAGATGAATATCTAACATCATATATGGCGTTTTTAAAACCTTTTAAAGTTGGAGAAATAACTATAATACCAAATTTAAAAGATGATAATAATAATGAAGATGGATTATATATAGCTAAACAATACGCATTTGGTACAGGTACTCATGAAACTACTTTTCTTGCACTTGAAATGATTAATGAATACTCCAAAAACAATAATATTTCTTCTAAAACTATAGCTGATATTGGATGCGGTAGCGGTATACTTTCTTTATTTTGTTATAAACTAGGTGCTAGAAATATTACTTCTATAGATATAGATAATGATGCTGTTAATTGTACTTTAGATAATGCTAAATATAATAATATAAAATTAAATAATGTTTTTTTAGGAAGTGCTGATAGTTTAAGTAATTTTCAATATGATTTAGTGATAGCAAATATTGAAACAGACATATTGATAGAGATATTGCCTGATTTGAAAAAAATACTAAAAGAGAATGGACATTTAATATTATCTGGAATACTAGCAGAAAAAGAGCACTTTATGAATGAAGCTATAAAACAAAATAATCTAACTATATTAAATAGAAAGCAGAAAAATGATTGGATATCTCTTCTTTTAAGATAA
- a CDS encoding 6-phosphogluconolactonase has protein sequence MNIYIADSYKDYTSFTANHILRFLEKKQKTKEKLYISVSSENDTKDIYKAIIENIKNYNINFKNIFIFQQSEYVGLSQDDKNSKAYFLKENLLSKLNIPKKNQFLFDGSKDESQMEKQLEIIKKIGRFDVIWYSLTPDSTSAGNERMSSLSSLFRLKTLSEHSIKAIESKFKKEVPTMVFSMGMGIIDIVDTILLTSSGIENSCSLRDCLECGISNSSPLSKLQKHSDVTVIADYESSLRLSSQTVSMKIKQN, from the coding sequence ATGAATATATATATAGCAGATTCTTATAAAGATTATACATCTTTTACAGCAAACCATATTTTACGCTTTTTAGAGAAGAAACAAAAAACAAAAGAAAAACTTTATATTTCTGTTTCAAGCGAAAATGATACTAAAGATATATATAAAGCAATAATAGAAAATATAAAAAATTATAATATTAATTTTAAAAATATATTTATATTTCAGCAATCAGAATATGTTGGTTTGTCTCAAGATGATAAAAACAGTAAAGCATATTTTTTGAAAGAGAATTTGCTTTCAAAATTAAATATTCCAAAAAAGAATCAATTTTTATTTGACGGAAGTAAAGATGAAAGTCAAATGGAAAAGCAATTAGAGATAATAAAAAAGATAGGCAGATTTGATGTTATATGGTACTCTCTAACCCCTGATTCAACTTCTGCAGGTAATGAAAGAATGTCATCATTATCATCATTATTTAGATTAAAAACATTAAGCGAACATTCTATAAAAGCAATAGAAAGTAAATTTAAAAAAGAAGTACCTACTATGGTATTTAGTATGGGAATGGGTATTATAGATATAGTTGATACTATTTTGCTTACATCATCTGGCATAGAAAATTCTTGCTCTCTTAGAGATTGTTTGGAATGCGGTATAAGCAATTCTTCACCATTGAGTAAACTTCAAAAGCATAGTGATGTTACTGTAATAGCAGATTATGAATCATCTTTAAGATTATCTAGCCAAACTGTATCTATGAAAATAAAACAAAATTAA
- the proC gene encoding pyrroline-5-carboxylate reductase: MIGFIGAGAMGLALIEGFIKAGINKNTIIASVKTKEKKEQIEKNIEIKTFNDNKKIAQEADILFIAVKPYMVKDIAKEIEKNIKKDATIVSVAASVSVAELKQLFNTENIIRIMPNTPVKTCNGFISVVESQNKVVEEAIVELLSKVAMVKIIPEDKIHAYNAMAGCSPAFMYILIEAMSDAGVLMGIDRKSAIEIASQVFKGAGSMVLESKKHPAELKDNVCTPAGITIKGVEVLEQKSVRSGMIEALIATYQKSIDSEKK; this comes from the coding sequence ATGATAGGGTTTATTGGTGCTGGTGCTATGGGGTTAGCTTTAATAGAAGGTTTTATTAAGGCTGGTATAAATAAAAACACTATAATAGCAAGCGTAAAGACAAAAGAAAAAAAAGAACAAATAGAAAAAAATATTGAAATTAAAACATTTAATGATAATAAAAAAATAGCACAAGAAGCAGATATTTTATTTATAGCAGTTAAGCCTTATATGGTTAAAGATATTGCTAAAGAGATAGAAAAAAATATAAAGAAAGATGCTACAATAGTGAGTGTTGCTGCTTCAGTTTCTGTTGCTGAATTAAAACAATTATTTAACACAGAAAATATTATTAGAATAATGCCTAATACTCCTGTAAAAACTTGTAATGGATTTATATCTGTTGTAGAGTCTCAAAACAAAGTAGTTGAAGAGGCTATAGTTGAACTTTTAAGCAAGGTTGCAATGGTAAAAATAATACCAGAAGATAAAATACATGCCTATAATGCTATGGCGGGTTGTTCACCTGCTTTTATGTATATATTAATAGAGGCTATGAGTGATGCTGGAGTATTAATGGGTATTGATAGAAAAAGTGCTATAGAGATTGCAAGTCAAGTATTTAAAGGTGCTGGTTCTATGGTTTTGGAATCTAAGAAACACCCTGCCGAACTTAAAGATAATGTTTGTACTCCTGCTGGTATTACTATAAAAGGTGTTGAAGTATTAGAACAAAAATCTGTAAGGAGCGGTATGATAGAGGCTTTGATAGCAACTTATCAAAAATCTATAGACAGTGAGAAAAAATAG
- a CDS encoding heparinase II/III family protein, with protein sequence MFKYLFLIFTIIINIIACSSKNVTVGEINAVYNKKEDSYTISFPEYNKIYPEYIKLEVNKKIKNGIVLSYNIETDNIPTLLDICVEEDNIKKTYSIVNPNVNQTINIELYATNFTPYLSNDKIKDIEISLESVGSYDTKEKVKISLSEKIDGYKNIDTTRLVLPESGHIAKSNPPFFMVNKKLNLIRVYLAQDLSFNNAYQYTIRNNNFFDITNKLNSGKWYIALDENGDTNLRKIYHFFITDKTKDINIITNTKANTQRPFIFADSQTLNLLNNIYNSKRIQQSAFLRNFNYFKLYTSNNMGKWYLDNISYTNENNDNKIYFENIPSHIMLMSLRSYLEEDNTILQYDIKQMIKNITLLNENSIENFNNVDAAYILANSLLMPFDILYDKLSSEEIVLIKQKFIDYGNILYKYIINNTSLYRDANNIKYITTLGLISLNMLNENLYQEEVRNWYLFSLKYINSMIFSMFEDDGSLKASLDNSFDIIFNILIYANALKNAEVANVFEYESFKNIGKYLSIIGYPSGYTLPIGYTLIDNRSKMRFDSGARSAIMELLSKTYNNALYKNYSVFGQSEAIDIKYLPYMLLWNNHSIKDDALSVLNNEYQSSYFKNIETAIYNRDIKSLNSQYLGIYAKGYNAYKSYGLNHNDRMSFVYYNYGDSIIDELGYFYDNDANKEIFAYADFHNTIIISDTTNEYRIEEKPSSFSEIISFSNNNKLFFAKAKANNIYTYQTTLRNFERTFYYLKPNILIIKEDIEALPNINNENYINGYKYKWNINSKLPISNNNDGFIIEGKYSTSYIKLLSEDKLNYEVSQTNIGNQKLYTAKASTADKTKRFSPWIMVITMPKNNVAINERRNIINTNISINSFSYTNLSFKAGYKDYNINYKYLSTNNNEKIVYTENRENVIISSH encoded by the coding sequence CAAAAAATGTTACAGTTGGCGAGATAAATGCAGTTTATAATAAAAAAGAAGATTCTTATACTATATCTTTTCCTGAATATAATAAAATATATCCAGAATACATAAAACTAGAAGTAAATAAAAAAATAAAAAATGGTATTGTATTAAGTTATAATATAGAAACTGATAATATACCTACCCTACTAGATATATGCGTTGAAGAAGATAATATAAAAAAAACTTATTCTATTGTAAACCCTAATGTTAATCAAACAATTAATATAGAGTTATATGCTACTAATTTTACTCCGTATTTATCTAATGATAAAATAAAAGATATAGAGATAAGTTTAGAGAGTGTTGGAAGTTATGATACAAAAGAAAAAGTTAAAATTTCTTTAAGTGAAAAAATAGATGGTTATAAAAATATTGATACTACTAGATTGGTATTACCTGAAAGCGGTCATATAGCAAAAAGCAATCCTCCTTTTTTTATGGTTAATAAAAAGCTAAATTTAATTAGAGTATATTTAGCACAAGATTTATCTTTTAATAATGCATATCAATATACAATTAGAAATAATAATTTTTTTGATATTACAAATAAACTAAATAGCGGTAAATGGTATATAGCTTTAGATGAAAATGGAGATACTAATTTAAGAAAAATATATCATTTCTTTATCACTGATAAAACTAAAGATATTAATATTATAACAAATACAAAAGCAAATACTCAAAGACCTTTTATTTTTGCAGATTCACAAACTCTTAATTTATTAAATAATATATATAATTCTAAACGAATACAGCAATCTGCATTTTTAAGAAATTTTAATTATTTTAAATTATACACTTCAAATAATATGGGTAAATGGTATTTGGATAATATATCATACACTAATGAAAATAATGATAATAAAATATACTTTGAAAATATTCCTTCACATATAATGCTTATGAGCTTAAGAAGTTATTTAGAAGAAGATAATACAATATTGCAATATGATATAAAACAAATGATAAAAAATATTACACTTCTAAATGAAAATAGTATAGAAAACTTTAATAATGTAGATGCAGCATATATATTAGCTAATTCATTATTAATGCCTTTTGATATATTGTATGATAAATTATCATCTGAAGAGATAGTATTAATAAAGCAAAAATTTATAGATTATGGAAATATATTATATAAATACATAATTAATAATACGTCATTATATAGAGATGCTAATAATATAAAATACATAACTACATTAGGTTTAATATCATTAAATATGTTAAATGAAAATCTATATCAGGAAGAAGTAAGAAATTGGTATTTATTTTCGCTTAAATATATAAACTCTATGATATTTAGTATGTTTGAAGATGACGGCAGTTTAAAAGCTTCTTTGGATAATTCTTTTGATATTATTTTCAATATATTAATATATGCTAATGCTTTAAAAAATGCTGAAGTTGCTAATGTATTTGAATATGAATCATTTAAAAATATAGGTAAATATTTATCTATTATAGGATACCCATCAGGATATACTTTGCCTATTGGATATACATTAATAGATAATAGAAGCAAGATGCGTTTTGACAGTGGTGCAAGAAGTGCAATCATGGAGCTTTTAAGTAAAACATACAATAATGCTCTTTATAAAAACTACTCTGTATTTGGACAAAGTGAAGCTATTGATATAAAGTATTTGCCTTATATGCTTTTATGGAATAATCATTCTATAAAAGATGATGCTCTTAGTGTTTTAAATAATGAATATCAAAGCAGTTATTTTAAAAATATAGAAACCGCAATATATAATAGAGATATAAAATCATTAAACAGTCAGTATTTGGGTATATATGCTAAAGGATATAATGCATACAAATCATACGGACTTAATCATAATGATAGAATGAGTTTTGTTTATTATAATTATGGAGACAGCATTATAGATGAGCTTGGATATTTTTATGATAATGATGCTAACAAAGAAATATTTGCATATGCGGATTTCCATAATACTATAATAATATCTGATACTACTAATGAATATCGAATCGAAGAAAAACCATCAAGCTTTTCAGAAATAATAAGCTTTAGTAATAATAATAAACTTTTTTTTGCAAAAGCTAAAGCAAATAATATTTATACTTATCAAACAACTCTTAGAAACTTTGAAAGAACATTCTATTATTTAAAACCAAATATATTAATAATAAAAGAAGATATAGAAGCCTTGCCTAATATAAATAATGAAAACTATATTAACGGTTATAAATACAAATGGAATATAAACAGCAAACTTCCTATTAGTAATAATAATGATGGTTTTATTATTGAGGGTAAATATTCTACAAGCTATATAAAACTATTATCAGAAGATAAATTAAATTATGAGGTTTCTCAAACTAATATAGGAAATCAAAAATTATATACAGCTAAAGCTTCAACTGCAGATAAGACAAAAAGATTTAGCCCTTGGATAATGGTTATTACAATGCCTAAAAACAATGTAGCTATTAATGAACGCAGAAATATTATTAATACAAATATATCAATAAATAGTTTCAGCTATACTAATTTGTCATTTAAAGCTGGATATAAAGACTATAATATAAATTATAAATATTTATCTACAAATAATAATGAAAAAATAGTATATACAGAAAATAGAGAAAATGTTATAATAAGTTCACATTAA
- a CDS encoding response regulator yields MPKKTILVLDDEKSIRTLFEEEFKDEGYNVVSTDSGEEALEMINKDNPHIDLITLDIKMPKMDGLDFLGKVRENHRELPIIICTAYNNYRHEFQVWNADGYILKSGNLTEIKDKIKRLIG; encoded by the coding sequence ATGCCTAAGAAAACTATATTAGTGCTTGATGATGAAAAAAGCATTAGAACACTTTTCGAAGAAGAGTTTAAAGATGAGGGATATAATGTAGTATCCACAGATAGCGGAGAAGAAGCTTTGGAAATGATTAATAAAGATAATCCACATATAGATTTAATAACATTAGATATAAAAATGCCTAAAATGGACGGATTAGACTTTCTTGGAAAGGTTCGTGAAAATCATAGAGAATTGCCTATTATAATATGTACCGCTTATAATAATTATAGACATGAGTTTCAAGTATGGAATGCTGATGGATATATATTAAAATCTGGTAATCTTACAGAAATAAAAGATAAGATTAAAAGGCTAATAGGTTAA